One Maribacter dokdonensis DSW-8 genomic region harbors:
- the bshB1 gene encoding bacillithiol biosynthesis deacetylase BshB1, with the protein MKLDILVFGAHPDDAELGAGGTIAKEIALGKKVGIVDLTRGELGTRGSAEIRDKESAAAAKVLGVAVRENLKFRDGFFVNDEEHQLEVIKMIRKYQPNTVLCNAIDDRHIDHGKGSKLVSDACFLSGLRRIETTVGKENQKEWRPKQVYHYIQWKNITPDFVVDISGYMEEKTNSILAYASQFHDPNSNEPETPISSKTFIQSVKYRAEDLGRLVGVDYAEGFTVERLVAVDSLDNLI; encoded by the coding sequence ATGAAATTGGATATTTTGGTTTTTGGAGCACACCCTGATGATGCTGAACTTGGGGCAGGAGGTACCATTGCAAAAGAAATAGCACTTGGGAAAAAAGTAGGTATAGTAGATTTAACACGTGGTGAATTGGGCACAAGAGGTTCTGCTGAGATACGTGATAAGGAATCTGCCGCTGCTGCAAAAGTTTTAGGTGTAGCTGTGCGAGAAAATTTAAAGTTTAGAGATGGTTTTTTCGTTAATGATGAGGAGCATCAACTGGAAGTCATAAAAATGATACGTAAATACCAGCCTAATACCGTTTTATGCAATGCTATTGATGATAGACATATAGACCATGGTAAAGGAAGTAAGTTGGTCAGTGATGCCTGTTTTTTAAGTGGGTTGAGAAGAATAGAAACAACAGTTGGGAAGGAAAACCAAAAAGAATGGAGACCTAAACAAGTTTACCATTATATACAATGGAAAAATATTACACCAGATTTTGTGGTGGATATTAGTGGCTATATGGAAGAAAAAACCAATTCAATTCTGGCATATGCCTCTCAATTTCACGACCCTAATAGTAATGAGCCAGAAACGCCAATAAGTAGCAAAACTTTTATACAAAGCGTTAAGTATAGGGCAGAAGACTTAGGTAGATTGGTCGGTGTCGATTATGCAGAAGGATTTACAGTAGAAAGGTTGGTAGCTGTAGATTCTCTTGATAACTTGATTTAA
- a CDS encoding tetratricopeptide repeat-containing sensor histidine kinase: protein MNFSRITSSLKYNLLKGWLGVFLFSCIIAPKALAQNTKRDTLLQEIKEFRNSNVFDTRDTLYIHNLINLAIEHRYHNLDSLLILSKQSLDLSKKSKYVNGEISSLHAIGGYYSDKGKIDQAITYFEKAYQLAKKNNDNSILIIRTLNDLAKEYGYKGDYSKALKWYLATIEIAEKNNDKNSISIVNDNIAHLYLEQKDYEQAMVFLQKSKAIHEEVGNPVFMAETLSNIASTYADMNELEYAMYNINISIATFEKEKILEWLAFCYEIKGKIYLKKNKNTWALYWYKQSELLHKEIEDDRAKIDLLIGMTEAYMNQSKDSIAEAYALNAFDLSKKIGLRTGIKNSAKKLAQLHKKKKDFEKSLWYHEIYQVTYESLTQTGNEKALNMLKTKMEYDQQKQQLIDDNEKALAKQKIFVYVAIIILIIFAIIMFIIHRNEQQQKKLNLELRNKKSDLEEKQAYLNELNQTKNKLFSIIGHDLRGPIGAFQGLLKLFKEGEMTKEEFLNFVPKLKVDIDTISFTLNNLLSWGQTQMNGSVTKHATTQLDSIVEENVALLSEIAESKSISIVNRIEPNCQIWCDPNQIDIIIRNLLSNALKFTPNNGQIVIGAIQKIKTCEIYVKDNGMGMSEDIISKLFEKDSNHTTYGTNDEKGTGLGLSLCKEMVEKNNGKIWVHSALGKGSSFYFTIPRVQQPQKQYKESA from the coding sequence ATGAATTTTAGCAGAATAACCTCAAGTTTAAAATACAACCTACTAAAGGGTTGGCTTGGTGTGTTCTTATTTTCCTGCATTATAGCTCCTAAAGCCTTAGCTCAAAATACTAAAAGAGATACGCTACTGCAAGAAATAAAGGAATTTAGAAATTCTAATGTTTTCGATACCAGAGATACATTATATATTCATAATTTAATAAATCTTGCCATTGAACATCGCTATCATAATCTTGACAGTCTTTTAATTTTAAGTAAACAAAGTCTTGACTTAAGCAAAAAATCCAAATATGTAAATGGTGAGATAAGCTCACTTCACGCCATTGGAGGTTACTATTCTGATAAAGGCAAAATAGACCAAGCAATTACGTATTTTGAAAAAGCCTATCAGCTTGCCAAAAAAAATAATGACAATTCTATTTTAATCATTAGAACGTTAAATGATTTGGCCAAAGAATATGGTTACAAAGGAGATTATTCAAAAGCTTTAAAATGGTACTTGGCAACCATTGAAATAGCCGAAAAAAACAATGATAAAAATTCCATTTCCATTGTAAATGACAACATTGCGCATTTATATCTTGAACAAAAAGATTATGAACAAGCAATGGTCTTTCTACAAAAATCAAAAGCAATACATGAAGAAGTAGGTAACCCGGTTTTTATGGCCGAGACCTTAAGCAATATCGCATCTACTTATGCAGATATGAATGAGCTTGAATATGCCATGTACAATATCAACATAAGTATTGCAACTTTTGAAAAAGAAAAGATTTTAGAATGGCTTGCGTTCTGTTATGAAATTAAAGGCAAAATCTATTTAAAAAAGAACAAGAATACTTGGGCGCTTTACTGGTATAAACAAAGCGAATTATTACATAAAGAAATAGAGGATGACCGTGCCAAAATAGACCTCTTAATTGGTATGACCGAGGCTTACATGAACCAAAGTAAAGATAGCATTGCCGAGGCTTATGCCTTAAATGCATTTGATCTATCAAAAAAAATTGGGCTTAGAACCGGAATTAAGAACAGCGCTAAGAAATTAGCACAATTACATAAGAAGAAAAAAGATTTTGAAAAATCATTATGGTATCATGAAATTTATCAGGTAACCTACGAATCATTAACGCAAACCGGAAATGAAAAAGCATTGAATATGCTTAAAACAAAAATGGAATATGATCAACAAAAACAACAGTTGATCGATGATAATGAAAAAGCATTGGCAAAGCAGAAGATATTTGTATATGTAGCCATTATTATTCTCATCATTTTTGCCATTATTATGTTCATAATTCATAGAAATGAACAACAGCAGAAAAAATTAAATCTTGAGTTAAGAAATAAAAAATCTGATTTAGAAGAGAAACAAGCCTATTTAAATGAGTTAAACCAAACAAAAAACAAATTATTCTCTATAATTGGTCACGACCTTAGAGGACCAATTGGGGCTTTTCAAGGTCTTTTGAAATTATTCAAAGAAGGGGAAATGACCAAGGAAGAATTCTTGAATTTTGTACCCAAGCTAAAGGTTGATATTGATACTATTTCATTTACCCTAAACAACTTACTTTCGTGGGGTCAAACGCAAATGAACGGTTCTGTCACCAAACATGCTACCACACAATTAGATAGCATAGTAGAAGAAAATGTAGCCTTGTTATCCGAAATTGCCGAATCTAAATCTATTTCAATAGTCAATAGAATTGAACCCAATTGTCAAATTTGGTGCGATCCCAACCAAATAGACATTATTATAAGAAACTTACTGAGCAATGCCCTTAAGTTTACTCCTAACAACGGGCAAATTGTAATAGGCGCCATTCAAAAAATCAAGACCTGTGAAATTTATGTAAAGGATAATGGTATGGGCATGAGCGAAGATATCATCAGTAAATTGTTCGAAAAAGATTCCAACCACACCACTTATGGTACAAATGATGAAAAAGGCACCGGACTTGGACTTTCCCTTTGTAAAGAAATGGTTGAAAAAAACAATGGTAAAATTTGGGTACACAGTGCTTTGGGCAAAGGCTCAAGCTTTTACTTTACCATCCCAAGGGTTCAACAACCGCAAAAACAATATAAAGAGTCTGCTTAA
- a CDS encoding tetratricopeptide repeat-containing sensor histidine kinase, translated as MRSKSNYKYNFLLIALICLSYSTSFSQIDSVQFYKSKISKLTESPDFTEDNTAYIDNLNYLSYYSRLIEQDSMLVYSEKALELSLKNNYKQGELEALTNLATLFLYTGDTNKSIEYTLQVIESPLLSTYPKTEMKVYNVQGQANFFKQDYPATYANFLHALSIAEKQNDLFFLFRMNMNLGTIFSKLENYNEALAYYDKALEVTHNLKDPTKDVMLLSNLAYLNIKLNNLDEAKIHLDKCLKLFESQTNKTWLAWTQYTLGYYNQAKNNFDIALDYYKKALVLHKNFNDVKSKADIIYGKAGTYLSKDNLPLAEENILESIALYKASNHDSGLEQAYRILYQIKKQQNDVAESLKYLEMTEKLSYDNFKKKNTRNLTMLNARLNYEKETEELKAQSELALSQQRKYIKWSLAALFTLIIIVFIILNANRREKILNKKLAKQAEVLNENQKALKQINHNQDRLFSIVGHDLRSPIISLNEILGLYLEDPEGKEYFEKFAPQLKEDIEQVQFTMDNLLHWGKTQMQGSTVNIKSILVKEELDIILQLYRNEIKKKSIVVNNQVAANHSVFADLQQFNIIFRNLINNAIKFTPNNGMITISTKIKNKNLVIEVSDTGVGMTETDIQKLFSSSENFSSYGTNSEKGTGLGLRLVKAMVIKNNGEIMVKSEPNKGSQFIVELPIDIK; from the coding sequence ATGCGTTCTAAATCAAATTATAAATATAATTTTTTACTCATTGCATTAATATGCCTAAGTTATTCTACCTCTTTTTCTCAAATTGATAGTGTTCAATTTTATAAATCAAAAATTTCTAAATTAACAGAAAGTCCAGACTTTACTGAAGACAATACCGCATATATTGATAACCTAAATTACTTATCCTATTATTCAAGGTTAATTGAGCAAGACTCCATGCTTGTTTATTCTGAAAAAGCACTTGAACTAAGTTTAAAGAACAACTACAAACAAGGAGAGCTCGAAGCTTTGACCAATTTAGCTACTTTATTTCTTTATACTGGGGATACCAATAAATCAATAGAATATACATTACAGGTCATTGAAAGTCCCTTATTGTCGACTTACCCAAAAACTGAAATGAAGGTTTACAATGTACAAGGACAGGCTAATTTTTTCAAGCAAGATTACCCTGCCACATATGCTAATTTTTTACATGCACTTTCAATTGCAGAAAAACAAAACGATTTGTTTTTTCTGTTTAGAATGAACATGAATTTAGGCACAATTTTTAGCAAGTTGGAAAATTATAACGAAGCTTTGGCATATTACGACAAGGCATTAGAAGTGACCCATAATTTAAAGGATCCTACTAAAGATGTAATGCTATTAAGTAATCTAGCATATTTAAATATTAAACTAAACAATTTAGATGAAGCAAAAATTCACCTAGATAAATGTTTAAAGTTATTTGAAAGTCAAACCAATAAAACATGGCTGGCTTGGACACAATATACACTAGGGTATTATAATCAAGCAAAAAATAACTTTGACATCGCTTTAGATTATTATAAAAAAGCATTGGTGCTGCATAAAAACTTTAACGATGTAAAAAGCAAAGCCGATATTATATACGGCAAAGCTGGCACCTATCTAAGCAAGGACAACCTACCCTTGGCAGAAGAAAACATCTTAGAAAGTATAGCATTATATAAAGCATCTAATCACGATAGCGGCTTAGAACAAGCATATCGTATTCTATATCAAATTAAAAAACAGCAAAATGATGTTGCTGAATCTTTGAAGTATTTAGAGATGACCGAAAAATTATCATATGATAATTTCAAGAAAAAGAATACACGAAATTTAACTATGCTTAATGCACGATTAAATTATGAAAAGGAAACTGAAGAACTCAAAGCCCAAAGTGAGCTTGCACTAAGTCAACAACGCAAATACATTAAATGGTCATTAGCCGCTCTATTTACGTTAATTATTATAGTATTCATTATTTTAAATGCCAATAGACGAGAAAAAATATTAAATAAAAAACTGGCCAAACAGGCAGAAGTATTAAATGAGAATCAAAAAGCGCTTAAACAAATAAATCACAATCAGGATCGGTTATTCTCAATAGTTGGACACGATTTAAGGAGTCCGATCATATCCTTAAATGAAATATTGGGTCTTTACCTAGAAGACCCGGAAGGAAAGGAATACTTTGAGAAATTTGCTCCACAGTTAAAAGAAGATATTGAACAAGTGCAGTTTACCATGGACAACCTTTTACACTGGGGAAAAACACAAATGCAAGGTAGCACCGTAAATATTAAAAGTATATTAGTTAAAGAAGAACTAGATATAATCCTACAACTATACAGAAATGAAATTAAAAAGAAATCCATAGTTGTTAATAATCAAGTAGCTGCTAACCATAGTGTCTTTGCCGATTTACAACAATTTAATATCATTTTCAGAAACCTAATTAACAATGCCATTAAGTTTACCCCAAATAATGGCATGATTACGATTTCCACTAAAATAAAAAATAAGAACTTGGTTATTGAAGTGTCTGACACAGGCGTTGGTATGACAGAGACCGATATTCAAAAGCTTTTTAGTTCTTCTGAAAATTTCTCTAGTTATGGTACAAACTCAGAAAAAGGTACCGGCTTAGGTCTAAGGCTTGTAAAAGCTATGGTTATTAAAAATAATGGAGAGATAATGGTGAAAAGCGAACCTAACAAAGGCAGCCAGTTTATTGTTGAGCTTCCCATAGATATCAAATAG
- a CDS encoding M28 family metallopeptidase, with the protein MKKTLFLLVATALSCNSSQKTIKENATEEPQIASEITYAETITEAELKDHLYIYASDEFEGRETGQPGQKKAIAYLKAEYEKLGIPAAKEDGNYFQEVPLEISKLPIGKLSLNNTDFTIGKHVLTFAAANSSNDEIVYIGYGIDDTVYSSYDNVDVTDKIVLLKSGEPIKEDGTYVISGTSEKSIWSNMSESLTKRIQIAIDKGAKGVLYYDKDNFSRFKRRFESMKQNNSGRMEVVNNDAPEFYSLFIDQTLAESILPTIEKENDSKVLTEKLTLNFESSNDKVSSENVVAIIKGSEKPNEFLVISSHLDHIGVSGDGQINNGADDDGSGTVALLEIAEAFKNAADAGKGPKRSIVFLHVTGEEKGLLGSQYYTDVDPIVPLEQTVANLNIDMIGRIDPKREGDRNYIYLIGSDKLSIELHNLSEEVNKKFMNIELDYTYNDENDPNRFYYRSDHYNFAKNNIPIIFYFNGTHADYHKPSDTPDKINYDLLENRTRLVFYTAWEIANREQKLKVD; encoded by the coding sequence ATGAAAAAAACACTATTCTTATTGGTCGCAACGGCCTTATCTTGTAATTCTTCCCAAAAAACCATTAAAGAGAACGCTACTGAAGAACCACAAATTGCATCTGAAATTACTTACGCAGAAACAATTACCGAAGCTGAACTAAAAGATCATTTATATATCTATGCATCGGATGAGTTTGAAGGTAGGGAAACCGGACAACCAGGTCAGAAAAAAGCAATAGCCTACTTAAAGGCCGAATATGAAAAGTTAGGTATTCCTGCAGCAAAAGAAGATGGCAACTATTTTCAAGAAGTACCTTTAGAGATAAGTAAACTACCTATAGGTAAACTAAGCTTAAACAATACGGATTTTACTATAGGGAAACACGTACTTACTTTTGCTGCCGCAAATTCTTCAAATGATGAAATTGTTTATATAGGTTATGGTATTGATGATACGGTATACTCTAGTTATGACAATGTAGATGTTACGGATAAAATTGTACTATTAAAATCTGGTGAACCCATAAAAGAAGATGGTACTTACGTTATTTCAGGCACTTCAGAAAAATCTATTTGGAGCAATATGTCAGAGTCATTGACCAAGCGTATACAAATTGCAATTGACAAAGGTGCCAAGGGAGTATTATATTACGATAAGGACAATTTCAGCAGATTTAAACGCAGATTTGAATCTATGAAGCAAAACAACAGTGGTAGAATGGAAGTTGTAAATAATGACGCCCCTGAGTTTTACAGTTTATTTATAGACCAAACCCTTGCAGAAAGTATTTTACCGACAATAGAAAAAGAAAACGATTCTAAAGTTTTAACTGAAAAATTGACTTTGAATTTTGAAAGTTCTAATGACAAGGTCTCTTCAGAGAATGTTGTTGCCATCATAAAAGGTTCAGAAAAACCAAATGAATTTTTAGTGATATCTTCTCATTTAGACCATATTGGCGTAAGTGGTGATGGTCAAATAAATAATGGAGCAGATGACGACGGATCGGGTACTGTTGCCCTTTTGGAAATTGCAGAAGCCTTTAAAAATGCAGCCGATGCAGGCAAGGGACCAAAAAGGTCTATAGTATTCTTACATGTCACTGGTGAAGAAAAAGGGTTATTGGGATCTCAATATTACACTGATGTTGACCCTATTGTGCCTTTAGAGCAAACCGTAGCCAATTTAAATATTGACATGATCGGTAGAATTGACCCAAAACGTGAAGGAGACAGAAATTATATTTACTTAATAGGTTCTGATAAGCTTAGTATTGAATTACACAACCTATCAGAAGAAGTAAATAAGAAATTCATGAATATTGAATTGGACTATACCTATAATGACGAAAACGACCCTAATCGTTTTTACTATAGAAGTGACCACTACAATTTTGCTAAAAATAACATTCCCATCATATTTTATTTTAATGGTACGCATGCTGACTATCACAAACCAAGTGATACACCAGATAAAATCAATTATGATTTATTGGAGAACAGAACTAGGTTAGTATTTTACACTGCTTGGGAAATAGCCAATAGAGAGCAAAAATTAAAGGTAGATTAA
- a CDS encoding SGNH/GDSL hydrolase family protein, translating into MNRIKTIMYTCMLSILGLTSVNAQDWPDLNHFEVANDTIEQAKENENRVVFMGNSITIGWLKTRPEFFKGKPYINRGISGQTTPQMLIRFRQDVIDLKPKVVTILAGTNDIAGNTGPSTLKMIMDNIKGMAEMAHANDIKVILSSTLPAYDYPWKPGLEPAGKIIKLNEMIKEYANTHGHIYLDYFSKMVDERNGLPKKYARDEVHPTAEGYMVMEPLVEAAISEALKN; encoded by the coding sequence ATGAATAGAATAAAAACAATAATGTATACGTGTATGTTATCTATTTTAGGATTAACCTCTGTAAATGCCCAAGATTGGCCTGATCTAAATCATTTTGAAGTTGCTAATGATACAATAGAACAAGCCAAAGAAAACGAAAATCGGGTGGTGTTTATGGGCAATTCCATTACAATAGGTTGGCTAAAAACGCGTCCGGAGTTTTTTAAGGGCAAGCCCTATATTAATCGCGGTATCAGTGGTCAAACCACGCCACAAATGTTAATACGATTTAGACAAGATGTCATTGATCTTAAACCAAAAGTGGTAACAATATTGGCAGGCACCAATGATATAGCAGGTAATACAGGACCATCTACCCTAAAAATGATTATGGACAATATTAAAGGCATGGCAGAAATGGCGCATGCAAATGACATTAAGGTAATTCTTTCCTCTACCCTACCGGCCTACGATTATCCTTGGAAGCCAGGTTTAGAACCTGCTGGAAAAATTATAAAGCTTAATGAGATGATAAAAGAATATGCCAATACGCATGGACATATCTATTTAGATTATTTTTCAAAAATGGTTGATGAGCGTAATGGACTTCCAAAAAAATATGCCAGAGATGAAGTACACCCAACAGCTGAAGGCTATATGGTTATGGAGCCATTAGTTGAAGCGGCTATCTCTGAAGCTTTAAAAAATTAA
- a CDS encoding S10 family peptidase gives MKKIVQFTICLVTAFAFGQSRELPVDTVITTQHNATINGASFSYTAQTGTQPVWDENAKPIASLHYTYYTRNNIKDRAARPLLISFNGGPGSGSVWMHLAYTGPKVLKIDDEGYPVQPYGVNDNPHSVLDIADIVYVNPVNTGYSRTIPASGKEVDRDKFFGINADIKYLAEWLNTFVTRNNRWRSPKYIIGESYGGTRVMGLSLALQNQQWMYLNGVIMVSPADYKVIRNSGPVAEAINLPYYTAAAWHHKALPPALQSKDLLEILPESEAYTIDKLIPALAKGGFLEASEKEAVADKMAYYSGLNKKDILDHNLSVPTSFFWKNLLKDKSGHTVGRLDSRYLGIDKQLSGTKPDYNSELTSWLHSFTPAINYYLQEELNFKTDVKYNMFGPVHPWNNDDDNTRDNLRQAMAQNPYLNVLVQSGYYDGATTYFNAKYTMWQVDPSGRMKDRFSFKGYRSGHMMYLRREDLKTANDDIRDFINRTIATGKSAKY, from the coding sequence ATGAAAAAAATAGTACAATTTACCATTTGTTTGGTCACTGCATTTGCCTTTGGCCAGTCTAGGGAATTACCCGTAGACACCGTTATCACAACACAACATAACGCTACCATTAATGGCGCTAGTTTTTCGTACACCGCACAGACTGGGACCCAACCTGTGTGGGACGAAAATGCAAAACCCATAGCCTCTTTGCATTATACCTATTATACTAGAAACAACATCAAGGATCGTGCTGCTAGACCGCTATTGATTTCATTTAATGGTGGTCCAGGATCAGGTTCGGTATGGATGCATTTAGCGTATACCGGGCCAAAGGTTTTAAAAATTGATGATGAAGGATATCCTGTTCAACCTTATGGTGTAAATGACAATCCGCATTCAGTTTTAGATATTGCGGATATCGTTTATGTAAATCCAGTAAACACAGGTTATAGCAGAACTATCCCTGCAAGCGGAAAAGAAGTAGACCGCGACAAATTCTTTGGCATAAATGCCGATATTAAATATTTGGCAGAATGGCTGAACACCTTTGTAACCAGAAACAACAGATGGCGCTCGCCAAAATATATAATCGGGGAAAGTTATGGGGGCACACGTGTAATGGGTCTTTCTTTGGCTTTACAAAATCAGCAATGGATGTATTTAAATGGTGTCATAATGGTTTCACCGGCTGATTATAAAGTGATACGCAATTCCGGACCCGTTGCCGAAGCAATAAACCTACCTTATTATACTGCGGCGGCATGGCATCACAAAGCTTTACCACCAGCCTTACAGAGTAAGGATCTTTTAGAAATTCTACCGGAGTCTGAAGCATATACAATTGATAAGCTAATACCGGCATTGGCTAAAGGAGGATTTTTAGAAGCTTCCGAAAAAGAAGCCGTGGCAGATAAAATGGCTTATTACTCAGGATTGAACAAAAAAGACATTCTTGACCACAACCTTTCCGTACCTACTTCTTTCTTTTGGAAAAATCTTTTAAAAGATAAAAGCGGGCATACCGTAGGACGCTTAGATTCAAGATATTTAGGAATAGATAAACAACTATCTGGAACAAAGCCAGACTATAATTCTGAATTAACATCTTGGCTACATAGCTTTACCCCTGCCATTAACTATTACTTACAGGAAGAGTTAAATTTTAAGACCGATGTAAAATATAATATGTTCGGTCCGGTACACCCTTGGAACAATGACGATGACAACACCAGAGATAATTTAAGACAAGCAATGGCACAAAACCCATATTTAAATGTTTTGGTACAATCTGGCTATTATGATGGAGCTACCACCTACTTCAATGCAAAATATACCATGTGGCAAGTAGACCCAAGCGGACGCATGAAAGATAGATTTAGTTTTAAAGGATATCGTTCAGGTCATATGATGTACCTACGAAGAGAAGATTTAAAAACTGCAAATGATGATATTCGTGATTTCATAAACCGTACTATTGCAACAGGAAAAAGTGCAAAGTATTAG
- a CDS encoding Gfo/Idh/MocA family protein yields the protein MKQLTRRSFNGLATKGLLGSAFLANMPLANAFTTNKSSKKLGVALVGLGSYSTYQLAPSLLDTEHCYLAGIVTGTKEKESVWQEKYNIPKENIYYYENFDTIADNDSIDVIYVVLPNSMHAEFCIRAAKAGKHVICEKPMAVSVAECDAIINACNEHKVKLSVGYRMQSDPYTHEVKKYIRERTFGDVLFVSSDAGYVSNGNPDQWRLNKKLSGGGALMNMGVYAIQTSIYGTGQNPISVSAQEFSTRPDYFKDTDETITAQFKFENGAVAHMMTSHNANGNRLKCHCSKGWFKLDPAHSYGPISGRTSNGDVLKFPHKRQQALQMDDFAKHILLDSKNVAPGEMGKRDMIIVEAIYKSIREGGQEQLLSLGDLGIVV from the coding sequence ATGAAACAACTTACAAGACGATCATTTAATGGTTTGGCTACTAAAGGCCTGTTAGGATCCGCTTTTCTAGCCAATATGCCGTTGGCAAATGCCTTTACAACTAATAAAAGTAGTAAAAAGTTGGGTGTAGCCTTGGTTGGTTTAGGGAGCTACAGTACTTATCAATTAGCACCTTCTTTATTGGATACGGAGCATTGTTATTTGGCAGGAATTGTAACCGGTACCAAAGAAAAGGAATCTGTTTGGCAAGAGAAATACAATATACCCAAAGAGAATATTTATTATTATGAGAATTTTGATACCATTGCGGATAATGACAGTATAGATGTTATTTATGTAGTATTACCCAACAGTATGCATGCGGAATTTTGTATTCGTGCGGCAAAGGCAGGTAAACATGTTATCTGTGAAAAACCAATGGCGGTAAGTGTTGCGGAATGTGATGCAATTATAAATGCGTGCAATGAACATAAGGTTAAGCTTTCTGTTGGTTATAGAATGCAAAGCGACCCTTATACCCATGAAGTCAAAAAATACATTAGGGAAAGAACTTTTGGTGATGTATTGTTTGTTTCATCTGATGCAGGATATGTCTCTAACGGTAATCCAGATCAATGGCGATTAAATAAAAAATTATCTGGTGGCGGAGCGCTCATGAACATGGGTGTGTACGCTATACAAACCAGTATTTATGGTACAGGTCAAAACCCTATTTCAGTTTCTGCACAAGAATTTAGTACTAGACCAGATTATTTTAAGGATACCGATGAGACCATTACAGCTCAGTTTAAATTTGAGAATGGTGCTGTTGCACATATGATGACTTCGCATAATGCAAATGGTAATAGATTAAAATGTCATTGTAGTAAAGGTTGGTTTAAACTTGATCCAGCCCATAGTTACGGACCAATAAGTGGTAGAACTTCTAATGGAGATGTCTTAAAGTTTCCACATAAAAGACAACAGGCTTTACAGATGGATGATTTTGCAAAGCATATTTTGTTGGACAGTAAAAACGTGGCTCCTGGTGAAATGGGAAAAAGAGATATGATAATTGTAGAGGCTATTTACAAATCGATAAGAGAAGGTGGACAAGAACAGTTATTGTCATTAGGTGATTTAGGTATTGTGGTGTAA